From the Leptospira noumeaensis genome, the window AAGCCAAGAAAGGTTACTAAAAAGCGTTACCCTTCTCATGCCGCTTAATCGTTACCTATCTCTTGAAGTCATACCAGACTTTAACAATTATGGATAATTCGGAACAAAAAGCTTATAAAGATATTAAAGAGCATGGATGTCATATATTGCATATTTTAGGTGATGATGAAAACCCGCCCTTTAGCTACTCGATAGGCATTCAACAAACATCAAATCATCCAGAAATCATCATTACTGGAATGGATATAGATGATGCTCATAAAATTATAAATGAATATAATCGATTAGTAAAATCAGGAAATACAATTATCCCTGATAAATTATATGACTGCTTCTTAGAGAATTATTCTTGTTCTTTTAAATTGGTTAAAGAAAAATATTACAAAGAGTATTTTGGCTGGGCTCGGTGGTTATATAACGGAAATAATTTCAACGCACTTCAATTAATCTATCCAAATATAGATGGAATTTGGCCTTGGGACGAAAAAGCCTCCAGCGAATTCAAATGGTTTATCCCAACTTTATATGAATGAAATATTAGAACAAATCAATGCCAGTTGGAATTGGACTGGTCTCAATGCTTCCTCCGTTTTACAAACCAATGATTTTGGAAATATAATTATCAAAGATATAAAGAGTAAAATTTGGCGAATATGTCCAGAAGACTTAAGCTGTATAATTATTGCTGAGAATTCAATCGATTTTGAAAGACTAAATAAAACCGAAGATTTTTCAACTGATTGGGAGATGAAAACTTTAGTAGAAATAGCAAATAGGAAATTGGGAGTGTTAACACACGATAGAAAATATTGTTTAAAAATTCCAAGTATCCTAGGCGGAACATACACAGCTGATAATCTCGGAACAATTTCATTCCTTGAACTAATATCTTCTTCAGGATATTTAGCTTTGGAAATTAAAGATTTACCAGATGGAAGCGAAATCAAACTAATCATCGACTAATGTTTCCGATATTTAGCCACTGCAAATAACAGCGTGGAAACGCTGCGCTTCGGCACTTACGGCCTCGCTTGGGC encodes:
- a CDS encoding T6SS immunity protein Tdi1 domain-containing protein produces the protein MNEILEQINASWNWTGLNASSVLQTNDFGNIIIKDIKSKIWRICPEDLSCIIIAENSIDFERLNKTEDFSTDWEMKTLVEIANRKLGVLTHDRKYCLKIPSILGGTYTADNLGTISFLELISSSGYLALEIKDLPDGSEIKLIID
- a CDS encoding DUF4262 domain-containing protein, with the protein product MDNSEQKAYKDIKEHGCHILHILGDDENPPFSYSIGIQQTSNHPEIIITGMDIDDAHKIINEYNRLVKSGNTIIPDKLYDCFLENYSCSFKLVKEKYYKEYFGWARWLYNGNNFNALQLIYPNIDGIWPWDEKASSEFKWFIPTLYE